The nucleotide sequence TCGTGCTGCTCGATCCGATGCGTGCCGGTCACGAACGGACTTATCATCCCGGCGAGGCGGTGCTGCGCATGGCCGACATCACATTGATCGCCAAGGCCGATACCGCGAACGCCGCACAGCTTGCGCAGCTCAACGACAGCGTGCTCCGCATGAACCCCGCGGCAACGATCGTTCGCGGCGCCTCTCCGGTCACGCTCGAGCAGGCGCACCGCTTGCGCGGCCACCGCGTGCTGGTGGTCGAGGACGGGCCGACCATAACCCATGGCGGCATGCCCCACGGGGCCGGCTGGCGTGCCGCGATCAGCGCCGGTGCGATCGTGATCGACCCGCGTCCATGGGCCGGTCCCGAACTGCAGGCAGTCTACGAGCGCTACCCGCACATCGGATCGGTATTGCCGGCGCTTGGCTACTACGATGCCCAGTTGCAGGAACTTGGCGCGACGATCGAGCGTTGCGACGCCGAGTTCGTGGTGAGCGGCACGCCGATCGACCTCGCGTCATTGCTGAAGGTGCGCAAGCCCGTGCTACGGGCGCGTTACGAGTACGCGGAGCTGGAACAGCCGGGGCTGGGCGGCTTGCTCAGGGATTTCCTGCGCGAGCGCGGACTGCTGCCCGGCTGACAGGGCGCGAGCGGCTGGCGCGGATCGAGCGCCGCATCCAGGGCATCGAGGCCTACGTCACCTCGCGCCGTTTCGATCTGGATCGCGAATTCGGCAAGCTCTGGGGGCACCCGCACCGGGTCGGGCGAGGATTCGCCGACCCGCCTCCGGGCTTCGTCTATAATCAACGGGGATTCATGGCACAGGCCGTTCCGGATGATTAGCTTTCTCCGCCAGAGTGTATGCGCCGGCTGTTTCGCCTTGCTGCTGTTGCCGCTGCAAGCCACGGCGATGGCACTGTTCAAACCGAGCTGTCTCACCGAACTCGCCAAACGAACCCAGACCTGGGCGGAATGCACCAAGGAGTTCAGCCGCAACGACAACCGCTGCAAGCTCCCTACCGGCAGGATGTACAGTACGATGGAGCAATGCGCCGCCAAGGGACACACACCCGCCGAAATCAATGCCGCGATGACCGCCGGTTACCGCAAGGCCGGCACCCAGCCGATCAATCCGCCGCAGGCCGTGCCTCACCCCAGCAATTGAACCCGGCAAAGCGCGGCGTACCGGGCAAATACATCGTATCGATGCCGGTGATACCAAAGCCGCCCTCGGTCAGCAGCAGCGGCACATCGCGGTTGAGATTGCAGCCGCCGAATACGCACCGCCACGGCCTGTTGACCCGATCCTGCCAACGACGCACCGCGGCATCGGGAGCCGCACCGTGCTCGCAGAACAACAGGCGCCCATCGGGTTTCAGAACCCGCCTCATCTGCGCCAGTGCGGCACCGATATCGGGAATCGTGCACAGGGTATAAGTCAGCACGATGGTATCGACGCTGTGATCCGCGAGCGGGATGCGCTCGCCCGGAAGGTCCAGCCAATGAACCTCGACCGGCGAGCGCGCAAGCCTGCTCTCGGCGCGCGCCCGCATCGCATGGCTTGGCTCCAGGCCCCACACGAACTCAACCCGCGCAGGATCGTAGAACGACAGGTTGTGACCCGAGCCCATGCCCACCTCCAGCACCCGCCCGCTCGCGAGCGGCACGATCTTGGCCCGTTGCCGGGCAATCGGCGAGGTGCCGCACGCAAGATCGAGCAAATGAGGCAACAGATGGTCGTGGTAAAAACTCAATGTGGAGCTACTGCAGGTGAAGACCGCGTCTGACGTATTCCTCGACGCGTATCCCGTGCACACCGTTCGGCACCACGGTCTTGATCAGCCAACCCTCCATGCCTTCCTGCCCGGAAAGCTTGCCGAGATCGAGGATACGCTCCGCGCATGGCTGGTGCGCTTCGTCACGAATCAGCAGCACCCGCGGCAAATGCCGATTGCGGTGATTGGTAGTGGTCACGATGCCGTGACAGCCGTTCTTCAGTTCCACCACGCTGCCGGTCGGATAGAGTCCCATGCAGCGCACGAACTCCTCCACCAGTCGCGCATCGAACTTCTTGCCACTCTCGCGGTTCAGCACGTCCAGCGCGCGCAATGACGGCTGTCCCCTGCGATAGCAGCGGTCCGAGGTGATCGCATCGTAGACATCACAGATCGTGACGATACGCGTCATGTCCGAGATGCCCGCGGCTTTGAGCTTGCGCGGATAGCCGGTGCCATCGAGTGACTCGTGGTGGGCATAGGCGACATCGACCGATCCGTACGGCGCATCGCGATGCGCCATCAGGATATTGCGCCCATCGGTCGTGTGGGCACGCATCAACTCGAACTCCTCCTGGTTCAGCGCGCCTTCCTTGTGCAGCACCTCAACCGGGGTCAGCGATTTTCCGACATCGTGGAGCATACCGGCCAGGCCGATATGCCTGAGGTCGTCCTCGCCATAGCCCAGGTGCCGTCCGAAATTGATCGACAGCAACCCGACGTTCACACAATGCTCGGCGGTGTATTCGCTCTTGGTACGGATGCGCGACAGCCAGATCATCGCATCCGGACTATCGATGATCGTCTTCACCGCGTTCGAGACCGTGGCCTTGACTTCCTCGATGTTTATCGCACGACCGAGACGCACATCGTCCATCATGTTGCGCGTCAGCGCGCGCGCGTCGTTCTGGAGACGGCTGGCGCTCTCGTAGTTCTGACGCAGGGGAGGCGGCGAATCGGAGCTCGGGCGACGACGCACGGACTTGCCCAATACCGCCCGCTCCGTGGGCTTTATCCACAGATCGACATCGTATTCAACCACGACGTGGGCACAGTACCTGGATATTTCCTCGATCTGCTGCAGCGTCTCGATCCTGAAACCCTGGAACAGGAACGGTGTCTCGGTCCAGGGACGATCCAGTTCCAGCACCCGCATGCCAACCCTGAGCGCTGCGACCGGAACCTGTACCCGATCCGAGGCGCCTCGAAAATATCCCGGTCTTGATACGGTTACTTTGGACATGCGAATTATCGACAGTACTCGAAAATCAGTAACTGTCAGCACTATAGATGATGGATCGCAACGAATCCAAGTCTGGTGCCGGCAAATGGCAATTACAGCGCCAACAGCTCGCTTCCGGGCGCAAACTCAAATGCTTTCGGCAACCGGCACCATGCGTCGCATCACGACCAGCGATGCAAGCACATAGGCAATCATCAGCGAATTCACCCAAACGGGTGAGCTTTGTGTCAGATACAGCAAGGCCACCGCACCCGCGGTCAGTGCAAGACGCAGCTGTTCCCAGCGTCGCCCTGTCATCGCGCACTGCATCAAGGCGCCGAGCGCGATCAGCCCGAGCAACAGGTAGCCGAACAGCGCCAGTCGCAGCATCAACCCCTGCGCCGGGGCCCGTTGCTCCATCCACAATGCATAACCCAGCAGGAACACGAATTGCGCCAGCGTGTAGGCCGCGACCGGGCGCGTCAGCGGCGGATCGTAGCGACGAAAATCCTCGAGCCGCCCCTTCGCCAGCGGGAAGCGCTGCGCCACGTCCGCCGGTCGCCATCCGGTGCGCGCGCCGAGCACGCGCAGCTTGTCGGCAACAGCATGCGTGTACCACGCATCACGGAGCATCTGCACATAAACATGCAGGTTGGCCCACAGCGGATTCCAGCTGCGCAGCGGACCCAGTATGCCGTAGACCGGTGGCTCGTCGGCGCGTTCTTCCTCGAATGTGCCGAACAGGCGATCCCACACGATCAGCAGACCACCATAATTCTTGTCGACATATCTGGCATTCTGCGCGTGATGCACGCGGTGATTGGATGCGGTGATCAGGAACCACTCGAGCACGCCGAGCTTGGGTATGTGGCGGGTATGAATCCAGAACTGGTAGATCAGATGCACCGAGGCGACGGTCACGAACATCGTCGCGGGCACTCCCGCGATGAAGCACGGAATGTAGAACAACCAGCTCACCAGAAACCCGGTGCTGGTCTGGCGCAGCGCCGTGGTGAGATTGTATTCCTCGCTCTGGTGGTGCGCGACATGCGATGCCCAGAACAGCGTGCGCTCGTGACTGATGCGATGAAACCAGTAGTAGCACAGATCGTAGAGCAGCAGGGCGAAGATCCAGTTCCACGCGGAGTGCATGTCGAGGCGAGTGAGCGCCAGGTGTTGCTCGACCCAGCTGAACACCGCGCCACCGAAATTGAGTCCGACGATCTTGATCGCGGTGCTGAGGACGCCGAGACTCAGGCTGTTCACGCTGTCATTCAGGCGATAGGTATCGCTGCCGTGGAGACGCCCCCACACATACTCGATGCCGATCAACAGCAGGAAAAACGGCACGGCGTAGGGAACCAGATCCATGTTCGGCTCGCGAGCGGATGCGTCTGCACCCATTCTAATGCGCCGGCCCGGATCGCGCGCCTCCAAGACCGCCCCGATACGGGCGAATTCACGAAATTGGTTGATACGTCAACGAAACCGGCCCTATCATCCGCGCGTCCGCTCAATGCTCCGGTGAACGATGAACCAGACCACCTCTCCAACGCGTCGCCGCGTCACCCTGATACTGATGTTCCTGGTGTTCGCGCTGGCGGGCGTCGCGGCCGGGTTGTGGTACTGGACCGTGGGTCAGTGGCGCGAAACCACAGACAACGCCTATGTCACGGGGAATCTCGTGGTGGTGAGCGCGCAGGTCGAAGGCACGGTGGTCAGTATCAGCACGGAGGAAAACGATGTCGTCGCCACTGGCAGCGAGTTGCTCCGTCTCGGCGATGGCGATGCCCTGCAGGAATTGCAGTTGCGCCAGCAGGAATTGGCGCTCGCGGTCCAGGAAGTCGTGGCCTTGCGTGCCCAGGTGGCGCGGGCCCGGGCGGAACTCGCGCTGCGCGAAGTGACCAAGCGCCTGGCGCAGGAGGAATTCCAGCGACGCGAGAATCTGCACCGGCGCAAGATGCTTTCGGACGAGGAACTCGATACCGCACGCACGCGCGCCGAGGAGACTGCCGGCGAACTCGATACCGCCCGCCAGGTCCTGAGCGAGACAAACATTCGCGCCGGAACCGGGGCCATCGAGACCCAACCCCTGGTCATGGCCGCCGCGGCCCGCCTGCGACCCGCATTTCGCGCCTGGCAGAAGACCCATATCGTTGCCCCGGTGGATGGGGAGGTCGCGCGTCGGCGGGTACAGCTCGGACAGCGGGTGGAAGCCGGAACACCGTTGTTCAGCATTGCCGAACGTCACCATGCCTGGGTCGAAGCCAATTTCAAGGAAAGCCAGCTGCGCAATGTGCGTCCGGGACAGCCGGTCGACATACGCTCCGACCTCTATGGCGATGAATACCGTCTGAGCGGCGAAGTGGAGAGCATCGGCACCGGCACCGGTGCGGTGTTCTCGCTGCTTCCGGCGCAGAACGCCACCGGCAACTGGATCAAGATCGTGCAGCGCGTACCGGTGCGCATCGCGCTGACGCAGGATCACGACCCCGACTATCCGCTGCCCTTCGGCGCATCGCTGAACGTCAGCATCGACACCCACGAGCGCAGCGGCCCGCGTGTTGCATTGCAGCCGCCGACTGCGCCGGTGGCACAAACCGATGTGTTCGATTACCCGACCGATGCGGCCGAGCGCATGATCGCTGTGATCATCGAGCGCACCGCAGGTGGGGCGGCACCCTGATGGACGAGCCCACCCGGGCAACACCGCTGCACGGGCTGGCCCTCGCCGGCGCCACCGCCGCGGTCTCGGTCGCGGCGTTCATGAACGTACTCGACACCACCATAGCGGTGGTTGCACTGCCCACCATTGCCGGCAATCTCGCTGCCACTCCATCACAGGCGAGCTGGGTTGTTACCTCCTACGGAGTCTGCCTGGCCGTGGTATTGCCGTTGTCGGGGTGGATATCGCGCCGCTACGGGCTGGTTCGCACCTTTCTTTGCGCGGTACTGCTGTTCACGCTGACCTCATGGCTGTGCGCTTCCGCCAACACCTTCAACCTGCTGCTTTTCTTCCGTGCGCTTCAGGGTTTCGCCGGGGGTCTGCTGCTGCCGCTGTCCCAATCCCTGCTGTTGCGGATCTATCCGCCGGAAAAACACGGCACGGCTCTCGGCATATGGGCCGTCAGCACGGCGATCGCACCGGTGGCAGGACCGTTGCTCGGCGGATACATCACCGATGTGTGGGGTTGGCCCTGGATTTTTTACGTCAATGTTCCATTCGGGCTGTTTTCCGCATACCTGTGCTGGACATTGATGTCCGCGCACGAATCGGAGCGGGTACGCGAGCCGGTCGATCTGGTCGGTCTGTTCCTGCTGGCCACCGGAGTGATCTGCTTCCAGCTGGTACTGGATCGCGGTCATGAACTCGACTGGTTCGCCTCGCCGCAGATCAGCGTGATGCTGACGGTATCGGTGATGTTTTTTTTCCTGTTCATCGTCTGGGAGCGTGATGCGCCGCACCCGATCGTGGACCTGTCCTTGTTCCGCTATACGAACTTCGTTACCGGAACCGCGCTGATCTCGGTGTTTTACGCGGTTTTCGTGGTCGTGGCGGTGGTCTATCCGATCTGGATACAGACCGTGCTCGGCTACTCGGCGCGCTGGTCGGGTATCGTGATGTCGCCCACCAGTATCGTGCCGCTGATCGCGATGCCCTTTGTCGGACAATACGTCCGAACTGCCGATCCGCGCCCTCTGGTCACGATCGGCTGTATCGGCATCACCGGTTCGATGTTGCTTCATGCGCACACCACCACCGATGCCCCCTCCTCATACCTGGCTTTGGCACGTTTCACGATCGGCATGGGCATGCCCCTGGTATGGATGCCACTGATGATGAATGCCCTGACTGGCTTGCCGCCGGACAAGATCAACACTGCCACCGGTTTGTTCAATTTTTCACGCATGCTGCTCTCGAGCCTGGGAACTGCCGCCGCGGTTACCCTGTGGGACGAGCGCTCCATATTCCATCGCGCCCGGCTGGTCGAGGAGGTATCGCGCGACACACCGGAGCGCCGCGCCATCTTCGACTCGATGACCAACACCTTGCAGGATCCGCAAGCCGCGCTGGCCGCACTCGAATCGATAATCACCCGCCAGGCGCGCACGCTCGGGCAACAGGACCTGTTCTACGTTTGCGCCGGCGCGGTGCTGCTGGTCGGGGCAGGTTGCTGGCTGCTTTCGGGCCGTCTTGCCTCGAGCACCACGACACCAGTGCCACATGATTGATCTCGGCGACCACGAAGCACGCCATATTGCGGCGCTGTACCGCCACATGCTCAAGCACCTCGATCGCGAACTCGCACCCCACGGTCTCGGCCCGGGGCGCTATGCTTACCTCTTTGCGCTGTATATCGAGGACGGACGCACCCAGCAGGCACTGGCCGACACGGTGGGCGCAGACAAGGCGGGGGCAGCGCGCGCGCTGGCGCGACTCGAGACCGATGGTTATATACGCCGCGTCGCCGACCCGCGTGATCGGCGCGTGGTACGGGCCTTCCTGAGACCACGCGGGAGACGCCAGCGCATGGTGCTCGAGCAGGCGGCACTCGATACCATTGACCGCCTGACCGCGCACCTGGACGACACCGAGCGGCGCGATCTGAAACGGTTGCTGGCCAGGGTGGCGACACCCCTGCTGAAACGCCTGAGTAACGACCGCAGGGCAAGGACACACGGCGCGCGATGAATCATCTCCATGCAGGCACCATCGAGCCCATCCGCCATGAACTGCTGCTGATCGGCGGCGGTCACAGCCATGTGGCGGTGATCCGCCATTTCGGCATGCACCCGCTGCCCGGGCTGAGAGTGACCGTGCTGAGCCGCGACGTGCATACCCCCTACTCCGGCATGCTGCCCGGGCTGATTGCCGGCCACTACGAATTCGACGACTGCCATATCGATCTGCGCGCGCTGTGCCAGGCCAATGGTGCAAGCCTGATTCAAGGCACGGTCATCGGCATCGACCGCGAGCGACAGCAGGTGCTGCTAGAGGATCGACCCGCGCTGCGTTATGACTGGGTGTCGGTCAATATCGGCTCGCGCCCCGCGCTGCACACGATTCCCGGCGCTGGCGAGCACGGCATCGCGGTCAAGCCCATCGATCGCTTTCTCGCCCACTGGCATGCCGTGACGGGGGAACTGGCGCATCAACCACGCGCCTGTCGCATCGCGATCGTCGGCGGCGGAGCGGCCGGCATCGAAGTGGCTTTGGCATGCATGCATCGACTGCGCACCTTGCCTGGCGCAAACGCCGCGCTCGTGTCATGTGATCTGGTCTGCGCCGCGCCACGGCTGCTCGAATCGCACAACGCGCGGGTGCGCGCCTTCTTCGACAAGCGGCTCGCTGCCGCCGGCATCAAGGTGCACTGCGCGCACCGGGTGATCGAGGCCGACGACCGCGGCCTGGTGCTCGGGGACGGGGCACGCATCGCCGCGGACCTGATTATCTGGGCAATCCATGCCGGCGCCGCCAGCTGGCCCCGCGACTCGGGAATCGCCTGCGACCAGGAAGGCTTCATTCGCGTGGACCAGTCGTTGCGCAGCGTCAACGAGCCGCGCCTGTTTGCCGTCGGAGACATTGCCGCGCTGCCGCTGCCAGTGGCAAAAAGCGGTGTTTATGCAGTACGCGCCGGCATGATCCTGGCCGGGAACCTGCGCCGCGCGGTGCTGGGAAAGCCGCTGCGCGTGTATCGCCCGCAAACAGGCTTCCTCAGTCTCCTCACCACCGGCGAGCGGCACGCGGTGGCATCGCGTGGCCGGCTGTTTGCGGCGGGACGCTGGGTGTGGCGATGGAAGAACCATATCGATCGTGCCTTCATGACCCGTTACCGCCCGCAACCCGCCGCACCCACGCCGCGGGGCGAAGAACCGGCAATGCGTTGCGGCGGCTGCGCGGCGAAAGTCGGCAGCGAAATGCTGGGCCGCGT is from Gammaproteobacteria bacterium and encodes:
- a CDS encoding class I SAM-dependent methyltransferase is translated as MSFYHDHLLPHLLDLACGTSPIARQRAKIVPLASGRVLEVGMGSGHNLSFYDPARVEFVWGLEPSHAMRARAESRLARSPVEVHWLDLPGERIPLADHSVDTIVLTYTLCTIPDIGAALAQMRRVLKPDGRLLFCEHGAAPDAAVRRWQDRVNRPWRCVFGGCNLNRDVPLLLTEGGFGITGIDTMYLPGTPRFAGFNCWGEARPAAD
- a CDS encoding HD-GYP domain-containing protein, whose translation is MSKVTVSRPGYFRGASDRVQVPVAALRVGMRVLELDRPWTETPFLFQGFRIETLQQIEEISRYCAHVVVEYDVDLWIKPTERAVLGKSVRRRPSSDSPPPLRQNYESASRLQNDARALTRNMMDDVRLGRAINIEEVKATVSNAVKTIIDSPDAMIWLSRIRTKSEYTAEHCVNVGLLSINFGRHLGYGEDDLRHIGLAGMLHDVGKSLTPVEVLHKEGALNQEEFELMRAHTTDGRNILMAHRDAPYGSVDVAYAHHESLDGTGYPRKLKAAGISDMTRIVTICDVYDAITSDRCYRRGQPSLRALDVLNRESGKKFDARLVEEFVRCMGLYPTGSVVELKNGCHGIVTTTNHRNRHLPRVLLIRDEAHQPCAERILDLGKLSGQEGMEGWLIKTVVPNGVHGIRVEEYVRRGLHLQ
- a CDS encoding sterol desaturase family protein, which encodes MDLVPYAVPFFLLLIGIEYVWGRLHGSDTYRLNDSVNSLSLGVLSTAIKIVGLNFGGAVFSWVEQHLALTRLDMHSAWNWIFALLLYDLCYYWFHRISHERTLFWASHVAHHQSEEYNLTTALRQTSTGFLVSWLFYIPCFIAGVPATMFVTVASVHLIYQFWIHTRHIPKLGVLEWFLITASNHRVHHAQNARYVDKNYGGLLIVWDRLFGTFEEERADEPPVYGILGPLRSWNPLWANLHVYVQMLRDAWYTHAVADKLRVLGARTGWRPADVAQRFPLAKGRLEDFRRYDPPLTRPVAAYTLAQFVFLLGYALWMEQRAPAQGLMLRLALFGYLLLGLIALGALMQCAMTGRRWEQLRLALTAGAVALLYLTQSSPVWVNSLMIAYVLASLVVMRRMVPVAESI
- a CDS encoding HlyD family efflux transporter periplasmic adaptor subunit; this encodes MNQTTSPTRRRVTLILMFLVFALAGVAAGLWYWTVGQWRETTDNAYVTGNLVVVSAQVEGTVVSISTEENDVVATGSELLRLGDGDALQELQLRQQELALAVQEVVALRAQVARARAELALREVTKRLAQEEFQRRENLHRRKMLSDEELDTARTRAEETAGELDTARQVLSETNIRAGTGAIETQPLVMAAAARLRPAFRAWQKTHIVAPVDGEVARRRVQLGQRVEAGTPLFSIAERHHAWVEANFKESQLRNVRPGQPVDIRSDLYGDEYRLSGEVESIGTGTGAVFSLLPAQNATGNWIKIVQRVPVRIALTQDHDPDYPLPFGASLNVSIDTHERSGPRVALQPPTAPVAQTDVFDYPTDAAERMIAVIIERTAGGAAP
- a CDS encoding DHA2 family efflux MFS transporter permease subunit, whose translation is MDEPTRATPLHGLALAGATAAVSVAAFMNVLDTTIAVVALPTIAGNLAATPSQASWVVTSYGVCLAVVLPLSGWISRRYGLVRTFLCAVLLFTLTSWLCASANTFNLLLFFRALQGFAGGLLLPLSQSLLLRIYPPEKHGTALGIWAVSTAIAPVAGPLLGGYITDVWGWPWIFYVNVPFGLFSAYLCWTLMSAHESERVREPVDLVGLFLLATGVICFQLVLDRGHELDWFASPQISVMLTVSVMFFFLFIVWERDAPHPIVDLSLFRYTNFVTGTALISVFYAVFVVVAVVYPIWIQTVLGYSARWSGIVMSPTSIVPLIAMPFVGQYVRTADPRPLVTIGCIGITGSMLLHAHTTTDAPSSYLALARFTIGMGMPLVWMPLMMNALTGLPPDKINTATGLFNFSRMLLSSLGTAAAVTLWDERSIFHRARLVEEVSRDTPERRAIFDSMTNTLQDPQAALAALESIITRQARTLGQQDLFYVCAGAVLLVGAGCWLLSGRLASSTTTPVPHD
- a CDS encoding winged helix-turn-helix transcriptional regulator, which gives rise to MIDLGDHEARHIAALYRHMLKHLDRELAPHGLGPGRYAYLFALYIEDGRTQQALADTVGADKAGAARALARLETDGYIRRVADPRDRRVVRAFLRPRGRRQRMVLEQAALDTIDRLTAHLDDTERRDLKRLLARVATPLLKRLSNDRRARTHGAR
- the selD gene encoding selenide, water dikinase SelD, which translates into the protein MNHLHAGTIEPIRHELLLIGGGHSHVAVIRHFGMHPLPGLRVTVLSRDVHTPYSGMLPGLIAGHYEFDDCHIDLRALCQANGASLIQGTVIGIDRERQQVLLEDRPALRYDWVSVNIGSRPALHTIPGAGEHGIAVKPIDRFLAHWHAVTGELAHQPRACRIAIVGGGAAGIEVALACMHRLRTLPGANAALVSCDLVCAAPRLLESHNARVRAFFDKRLAAAGIKVHCAHRVIEADDRGLVLGDGARIAADLIIWAIHAGAASWPRDSGIACDQEGFIRVDQSLRSVNEPRLFAVGDIAALPLPVAKSGVYAVRAGMILAGNLRRAVLGKPLRVYRPQTGFLSLLTTGERHAVASRGRLFAAGRWVWRWKNHIDRAFMTRYRPQPAAPTPRGEEPAMRCGGCAAKVGSEMLGRVLADVHTLRREGIVHGLASAEDAAVLLPPAGQQLVQSVDYFRAFIDDPYLLGRIAALHCLGDLYAMGARPHSALAIATIPWAVPAVMEQSLHQLMQGALRTLEHEQVTLLGGHSNEGAELAFGLSVNGYAMPQQLLLKSALRSGHALILTKAIGTGTLLAANQAAATEGRWIEQAIANMLLSPRVALEILRAHGVAACTDVTGFGVLGHLQEMLRASEIGAHLRPAAIPVLPGAHQCLARGYRSSLHHANRIYLDSLTERIESSKDTDLLLDPQTAGGLLAAVPAEQAERCVAALQGAGYPDAAIIAACDPQISAGRVALC